From Acidianus brierleyi:
AACTGAAAATGAAGAATAAGTTCTATGATTTAACTGCATATTTACCTTATTTTTTAATATAGGATACTTTATTATGTTATTTTAGAACATATCTTCTTTATTGAACTTCCTCCTTAAACAATATAATTTCATTTTAAGTTTGGAAATACTACAATTTACAGAGTGTCATGAAAAAGAATATTAAACTTCTACTCAATAAGTTATAATATGAGACTTCTTAGTAAGTTAATATTAATATTCTTTGGAATGGAATTAGCGATATTTTTAGGAGTTTCCTCAATTCCCTTCTATATGCCTGCCGTAGCACAGAAGTTTAACAGTACAGCTGGAGCAGTAGATTCAGAGCCTTACGTACCAATGGTTATAACTATATTTAGTCATAATTTGATGATAGCTTTATCTGAGTTTATACCAATAATAGGTATAGGAATGCTAATTTACACTACTTATAGTACAGGAATGGTATTATCTGCATTTACAACTACAGTTTATCATATTCCAGGAATTGCGGCCGCAGTAATACTATTAACATTGCCACATTCATGGCTAGAATTACCTTCGTATGCTGTTGCAGCTGGTAGTGGACTATATGTAATATTAACAAGAGACTGGAGAAGATTCGTTATGATGATACCTTTTGTAGCCTTAGAATTGCTTATGGCAGCTAGTGTTGAATCTGCTGAAATATATTTCAGAAGTGTAAATTCATATTATTTCTGGCTTGCAGGTGCTCCTTTGCTCGTTATGCTGTATCTTGTATACGAATATTTACAGAAAAAAGCCGACATACTTGCACCTAAACCTCAGACAACTACATCTGTTTTTATTCAAGGACAACCTATTCAAAATCAATACGTTCCAGAACAGAATATTGTAGATCAAGATTTAAACGCCGCTTCCGTTATGGAGAATCAAGGAAATTATTTTACTGCATCACAATATTATTGGAACGCTATAATAACCCTTATAGGCATAGTTAGCAAAAAAACTGGATTTATGCCTATAACACTCGATGATTATTTTAATGCCGCAAGGTTATTGGGTGAAAAATATTCTTCAGAAATACCTTCTTTATTTGATCAAGCTTACAAGGAAAGAACTGAAGGAAACTTTAACGAATTTAGGAATACTGCGCTATCTCTAATAACTAAGTTAAAGGCCATTGATAATACACATTAAATCTTAATTAGTTACTCATTTTTATTTCTAAAAATAAATTATATTTATGGAATCTGAGATTCAAGCATTAAAAAACATAAAGATCGGTTCACTTTATTATTTCATAGCCATAGTTCTTGCATTAGTCACTGAAAGTCTTGCCATAACTATAAAATCTTTAAGTACGAGCGCAGCATTCTTAGTATTGGAATTAATAGCTTATGTAATATTAATACTTGGATTTTCAAAGTTGCGTGTAGGTTTTTTTACAATCTCTAAGGAGATTAATACCAATATAGGAATAACTGGAATAAACATTTTCATTTTTGGAGTAATAGCGTTGCTGTTTAGTGATATTTTTTCAATCTTACTTTACCTTGGAGCTTTCCTGATAGTTTTAGGCAACGTAATGATAGGACTTAATATTTATAAAATTGGACAAAATTTTGAAGGAAATATGGAAAAAGTTGCAGGAATTCTAATAATGATAACAGTAACTTCGTTTATAGGTTATATCATATCATATTTTGCCTCTGACGAACTCATAAAGAAAGTATCTCAAACTCCAGAGGAAAAACCATTGCAGATAGTTACTACTGATAAGAATGTAGGTTATGGAATTTTAAAAAGTAATGGAGATGCAAACTTTACAGTCTATTCTAAAGGAGTATCTGAAATAGTTTCAGCACAAATTATAGGTTACAATTTCCAAGTATTGCAAATTAGCCCAAAAACTGTTGGACCTGGAGAGAATAAAATATATATAAAATTCAATTTATCGGGATTGCTATCTCCGGGAAATATTTATAATGTTGAAATATTACTTGCCAATAATGAAAAGTTGTTAGCTTCCCTAGTATATGAGATATAGTATATACAAAAATTTAACGCTGACTACTAAATTCTTTATTTAAACAACTAATTCCCTATCAAAGTCAAAGGTATTATACATCATAAAGATTACTTTAACTGGTAAAAGTAATTGTCCATAACTTTAAAAAGTTGTAGGGATATAATATATTTGTGAAAGAATATGAAAGCAGTACTTTTGAGTAAAAAAAGAACAAACAGTGCCGAGGTACCAGTAAACTATACTGACATGCCTCTAGAATACT
This genomic window contains:
- a CDS encoding DUF973 family protein, which encodes MESEIQALKNIKIGSLYYFIAIVLALVTESLAITIKSLSTSAAFLVLELIAYVILILGFSKLRVGFFTISKEINTNIGITGINIFIFGVIALLFSDIFSILLYLGAFLIVLGNVMIGLNIYKIGQNFEGNMEKVAGILIMITVTSFIGYIISYFASDELIKKVSQTPEEKPLQIVTTDKNVGYGILKSNGDANFTVYSKGVSEIVSAQIIGYNFQVLQISPKTVGPGENKIYIKFNLSGLLSPGNIYNVEILLANNEKLLASLVYEI
- a CDS encoding stage II sporulation protein M; translated protein: MRLLSKLILIFFGMELAIFLGVSSIPFYMPAVAQKFNSTAGAVDSEPYVPMVITIFSHNLMIALSEFIPIIGIGMLIYTTYSTGMVLSAFTTTVYHIPGIAAAVILLTLPHSWLELPSYAVAAGSGLYVILTRDWRRFVMMIPFVALELLMAASVESAEIYFRSVNSYYFWLAGAPLLVMLYLVYEYLQKKADILAPKPQTTTSVFIQGQPIQNQYVPEQNIVDQDLNAASVMENQGNYFTASQYYWNAIITLIGIVSKKTGFMPITLDDYFNAARLLGEKYSSEIPSLFDQAYKERTEGNFNEFRNTALSLITKLKAIDNTH